A window of Campylobacter lari subsp. lari contains these coding sequences:
- a CDS encoding radical SAM protein, whose translation MIDKKQLLENELFQKRYIKANISWYFSYLNGKRGFGRIFKIPYAAMMKKFYLKKYFEKRVLNDKIDIPYLELVLTTKCTLRCESCNNLMQYFSPSNQYTCTFEGLKNSLDLLLSKIDSIGRVRIIGGEPLLFKDLPKLIDYLEEQKKILTFDILTNATIDFKDELIQRFKSSKKARKISISDYTKSPNLKVPLKQESILKKLKENNIAFSYNTTDHWYDIDKIYKRGRSKEEIIKNYYNCQMPCVSLMTSEGLNDKTLAPNGAVFVCPISSSLSRLKSLEEFNGDFINLDDNRERILEFYTQDFYKSCDYCRDYSKAIKKIPIAIQTDKVLKLEKD comes from the coding sequence ATGATAGATAAAAAACAATTATTAGAAAATGAATTATTTCAAAAAAGATATATAAAAGCAAATATTTCTTGGTATTTTTCTTATTTAAATGGCAAAAGAGGATTTGGAAGAATTTTTAAAATTCCTTATGCTGCAATGATGAAAAAATTTTATCTTAAAAAATATTTTGAAAAAAGAGTTTTAAATGATAAAATAGATATACCATATCTAGAATTAGTTTTGACTACAAAATGCACTTTAAGATGTGAATCTTGTAATAATTTGATGCAATATTTTTCTCCATCAAACCAATACACTTGCACTTTTGAAGGGCTTAAAAATTCTTTAGATCTTTTATTATCAAAAATAGATAGCATAGGAAGAGTTAGGATTATCGGTGGAGAGCCTTTGCTTTTTAAAGATTTACCAAAACTCATAGATTATTTAGAAGAGCAGAAAAAAATTCTAACTTTTGATATATTGACCAATGCAACCATAGATTTTAAAGATGAATTAATCCAAAGATTTAAATCATCAAAAAAAGCTAGAAAAATAAGTATATCTGATTATACAAAATCGCCAAATTTAAAAGTTCCATTAAAGCAAGAAAGCATATTAAAAAAATTAAAAGAAAACAATATAGCATTTTCATACAACACCACAGATCATTGGTATGATATAGATAAAATTTATAAGCGCGGAAGAAGTAAAGAAGAGATCATTAAAAACTATTATAATTGTCAAATGCCATGTGTAAGTTTGATGACTTCTGAAGGTCTAAATGATAAAACTTTGGCTCCAAATGGCGCTGTATTTGTGTGTCCTATATCATCTTCTTTATCTCGTTTGAAAAGCCTTGAAGAATTTAATGGAGATTTTATAAACTTAGATGATAATAGAGAAAGAATTTTAGAATTTTATACTCAAGATTTTTATAAATCTTGTGATTATTGTAGAGATTATAGTAAGGCTATTAAAAAAATTCCAATAGCAATTCAAACTGATAAAGTTTTAAAATTAGAAAAAGATTAA
- a CDS encoding RluA family pseudouridine synthase produces the protein MAYIKKKLANNGKKAFRLLMDELKISMREAQKLIDKKRLFCNGNLVEEKNKFLDGLVELIVYENNPKGLEIVFENEDFAIVEKPSGVLTHPNGRNCTYSLCDEIWHLWGQNACVAHRLDKETSGLLLIAKHKNAQIELKTMFEKRLVQKSYLALVKGKTKEEFIVDKSMDLAKDYDAVKTRMHICENGKEALTQFYTLEYFENLDVSLILAKPLTGRQHQIRLHLFHVKHKILGEPLYGLEKTQIEQILDGKMSDIKRAHITGAKRLLLHSFSLEFIYKNQKFLIQSQKDVKGEFLKNLP, from the coding sequence ATGGCATATATAAAAAAGAAACTAGCAAATAATGGAAAAAAGGCATTTAGACTACTTATGGATGAGTTAAAAATTTCTATGCGTGAGGCACAAAAACTCATTGATAAAAAAAGACTATTTTGCAATGGAAATTTAGTAGAAGAAAAAAACAAATTTTTAGATGGCTTAGTGGAATTAATCGTATATGAAAATAACCCTAAAGGATTGGAAATAGTTTTTGAAAATGAAGATTTTGCCATCGTAGAAAAGCCAAGTGGAGTGCTAACTCATCCTAATGGACGCAATTGTACTTATAGTCTTTGTGATGAAATTTGGCATTTATGGGGACAAAATGCTTGCGTGGCTCATAGACTAGATAAAGAAACGAGTGGGCTTTTACTCATAGCAAAACACAAAAATGCACAAATTGAATTAAAAACCATGTTTGAAAAAAGATTAGTGCAAAAAAGCTATCTTGCTCTAGTAAAGGGAAAAACCAAAGAAGAATTTATAGTAGATAAAAGTATGGATTTAGCTAAAGACTATGATGCAGTCAAAACTAGGATGCATATTTGTGAAAATGGCAAAGAAGCTTTAACTCAATTTTACACTTTAGAATATTTTGAAAATTTAGATGTCAGTTTAATTTTAGCTAAACCTCTAACAGGCAGACAACATCAAATAAGACTACATTTGTTTCATGTGAAACATAAAATTTTAGGTGAACCTTTATATGGTTTAGAAAAAACACAAATAGAGCAAATATTAGATGGAAAAATGAGTGATATCAAAAGAGCTCACATCACAGGGGCTAAAAGACTGCTTTTACACTCTTTTAGCTTAGAATTTATATATAAAAATCAAAAATTTTTGATACAATCTCAAAAAGATGTAAAAGGTGAATTTTTAAAAAATCTACCTTAA
- the purB gene encoding adenylosuccinate lyase produces the protein MVERYSREIMAKKWDMQAKYDAWLKVELAAVKAWNKLGLIKDDDCEKIIKNAKFDIARIDEIEKTTKHDVIAFLTSVSESLGEESRFVHYAMTSSDCIDTAVALQIKDSLELILQDLDQVLAAIKTRAYEHKNTLMVGRSHGIHGEPITFGLVLAIWYDSLVHAKDLIIHAKETISYGKISGAMGNFAHAPLEFEEEVCKNLDLKPAPVSNQVIQRDRYAQVISALAILASSCEQIAVAIRHFQRTEVYEAEEYFSQGQKGSSAMPHKRNPVLSENITGLCRMIRAYVMPALENVALWHERDISHSSVERFVLPDAFITTDFMLARLCGVIEKLLVYPENMMKNLNLTGGLVFSQRVLLELPFKGISREEAYKIVQRNAMKVWADLQNGKPALNEKGESLFLLALLADEDLKKSLSQEDIRNCFDYNYYTKNVDKIFERTFK, from the coding sequence ATGGTTGAAAGATATAGTAGAGAAATCATGGCTAAAAAATGGGACATGCAAGCAAAATATGATGCATGGTTAAAAGTAGAATTAGCTGCCGTGAAAGCATGGAATAAACTTGGTCTTATTAAAGATGATGATTGTGAAAAAATTATAAAAAATGCAAAATTTGATATAGCAAGAATAGATGAGATAGAAAAAACCACCAAACACGATGTTATCGCATTTTTAACAAGTGTTAGTGAAAGTTTAGGCGAGGAAAGTCGTTTTGTGCATTATGCGATGACAAGTTCAGATTGTATTGATACTGCGGTTGCATTACAAATAAAAGATAGTTTAGAATTAATCTTGCAAGACTTAGATCAAGTTTTAGCAGCGATTAAAACAAGAGCGTATGAGCATAAAAATACTTTAATGGTAGGAAGAAGCCATGGAATTCATGGCGAGCCTATAACTTTTGGTTTGGTTTTGGCTATTTGGTATGATTCACTAGTTCATGCAAAAGATTTAATCATCCATGCAAAAGAAACAATTAGCTATGGGAAAATCAGTGGAGCTATGGGAAATTTTGCTCATGCTCCGCTTGAATTTGAAGAAGAAGTTTGTAAAAATTTAGATCTTAAACCAGCACCAGTTTCAAATCAAGTCATACAAAGAGATCGTTATGCTCAAGTTATATCAGCTTTGGCTATTTTGGCTTCAAGTTGTGAGCAAATTGCTGTTGCTATCCGCCATTTTCAAAGAACAGAAGTATATGAAGCTGAAGAGTATTTTTCACAAGGACAAAAAGGAAGTTCTGCTATGCCTCATAAGAGAAATCCTGTATTAAGTGAAAATATCACCGGCCTTTGTAGGATGATAAGAGCTTATGTGATGCCAGCTTTAGAAAATGTAGCATTGTGGCACGAAAGAGATATATCGCATTCTAGTGTTGAAAGATTTGTATTGCCTGATGCTTTTATCACGACTGATTTTATGCTTGCAAGATTATGCGGTGTGATAGAAAAACTTTTGGTGTATCCAGAAAACATGATGAAAAATTTAAATTTAACTGGAGGATTAGTATTTTCTCAAAGAGTGTTACTTGAACTTCCATTTAAAGGTATAAGCAGGGAAGAAGCTTATAAGATCGTTCAAAGAAATGCTATGAAAGTTTGGGCTGATTTGCAAAATGGCAAGCCTGCGTTAAATGAAAAAGGCGAGAGTTTGTTTTTGTTAGCTTTATTAGCTGATGAGGATTTGAAAAAGTCTTTAAGCCAAGAAGATATTAGAAATTGTTTTGATTATAACTACTATACAAAGAACGTAGATAAAATTTTTGAAAGAACATTTAAATAA
- a CDS encoding ribonucleoside-diphosphate reductase subunit alpha, with product MKVLKRNGRTEELDVSKIKKYTTDAVANLDNVSQSELEVDAKIQFRDGISTEEIQQTLIKTAVDKIDIDRPNWTFVAARLFLYDLYKKVSGFTGYKHLREYLEKGEKEGRILIGLKEKYDLDDLNAYIKPERDLQFTYLGIKTLYDRYLIKDSKGMPIELPQQMFMAIAMFLAQNELDSQTWAKKFYDLISTFEVMLATPTLSNARTTRHQLSSCYIGSTSDNIEGIFDSYQEMALLSKFGGGIGWDWSKVRAMGGSIDGHKNAAGGIIPFLKITNDIAVAVDQLGTRKGAIAVYIEPWHMDINDFLDLRKNSGEERRRAHELFPALWINDLFMKRVRANDKWTLFDPADTASLCDLYGQEFEKRYEEFEKDESIVKEIVDAKELWKKILLSYFESGLPFLCFKDSANKTNPNSHAGIIRSSNLCTEIFQNTEPNYYQIKIIFDDKTELHLDEDEELTIDGGYKKLAKKVSTLDSINGKKVYIVEKYKNEGKTAVCNLASINLSKINTKEDIQRVVPTAIRMLDNVIDLNFYPHVKVKNTNLKSRAIGLGVMGEAQMLAEAQIYWGSNEHFEKIDRIMEMISYEAILASSNLALEKGSYPDFEGSNWSKGIVPIDVANENAKKLTASEGLFDQSECDWEKLREKLKRDGIRNGYLMAIAPTSSISILVGTTQTIEPVYKRKWFEQNLSGMIPTVVPNLSANTWQYYTPAYELDQKILVKAAAIRGKWIDQGQSLNIFVSLDKASGGYLNEIYQLAWELGVKSTYYLRSESPDSQKVNDDVVDRTIECEGCQ from the coding sequence ATGAAAGTGCTAAAAAGAAATGGTAGGACTGAAGAGTTAGATGTTTCTAAGATTAAAAAATATACTACCGATGCAGTTGCAAATTTGGATAATGTTAGTCAAAGTGAGCTAGAAGTTGATGCAAAAATTCAATTTCGTGATGGTATAAGCACAGAAGAAATCCAGCAAACTTTAATCAAAACAGCAGTAGATAAAATAGATATTGATAGACCTAATTGGACCTTTGTTGCTGCAAGGTTATTTTTATATGATTTGTATAAAAAAGTAAGCGGTTTTACTGGATATAAACATTTAAGAGAATACCTTGAAAAAGGTGAAAAAGAAGGTAGGATTTTAATTGGTTTAAAAGAAAAATATGATTTAGATGATCTTAATGCTTATATCAAGCCAGAACGAGATTTGCAATTTACTTATCTTGGCATAAAAACTTTATATGATAGATATTTGATTAAAGATTCTAAGGGTATGCCTATAGAATTACCACAGCAAATGTTTATGGCTATAGCTATGTTTTTAGCACAAAATGAGCTAGATTCTCAAACTTGGGCTAAGAAATTTTATGATTTAATCTCAACTTTTGAAGTAATGCTTGCAACCCCAACCCTTTCAAATGCAAGAACCACAAGACATCAATTAAGTTCATGTTATATAGGAAGCACTTCTGATAATATAGAAGGGATTTTTGATTCTTATCAAGAAATGGCACTTTTATCTAAATTTGGCGGTGGTATAGGCTGGGATTGGTCTAAGGTGCGTGCTATGGGTGGAAGTATAGATGGACATAAAAATGCAGCAGGTGGGATTATACCATTTTTAAAAATTACTAATGATATAGCAGTAGCTGTTGATCAACTTGGCACTAGAAAAGGTGCAATTGCTGTTTATATTGAACCTTGGCATATGGATATAAATGACTTTTTAGATTTGCGTAAAAATTCAGGTGAAGAAAGAAGAAGAGCGCATGAGCTTTTCCCTGCTTTGTGGATTAATGATTTATTCATGAAAAGAGTAAGAGCAAATGACAAATGGACGCTTTTTGATCCTGCTGATACAGCAAGTTTATGTGATTTATATGGGCAAGAATTTGAAAAAAGATATGAAGAATTTGAAAAAGATGAAAGTATAGTTAAAGAAATTGTTGATGCAAAAGAGCTATGGAAAAAAATACTTTTATCTTACTTTGAAAGTGGCTTGCCGTTTTTGTGTTTTAAAGATAGCGCAAACAAAACAAATCCAAATTCCCACGCAGGGATTATAAGAAGTTCAAATTTATGTACAGAAATTTTTCAAAATACCGAGCCAAATTATTATCAAATCAAAATCATATTTGATGATAAAACAGAACTTCATTTAGACGAGGATGAAGAACTTACAATAGATGGAGGATATAAAAAGCTTGCTAAAAAAGTTTCTACTTTAGATAGTATTAATGGTAAAAAAGTCTATATAGTAGAAAAATATAAAAACGAAGGAAAAACCGCAGTTTGTAATCTTGCAAGTATAAATTTAAGTAAAATCAACACCAAAGAAGACATCCAAAGAGTAGTACCAACAGCAATAAGAATGCTTGATAATGTGATTGATTTAAATTTTTATCCTCATGTAAAGGTTAAAAATACCAACCTAAAATCACGAGCTATAGGGCTTGGTGTAATGGGCGAAGCACAAATGCTAGCTGAAGCTCAAATTTATTGGGGCTCTAATGAACATTTTGAAAAAATTGATCGCATTATGGAGATGATTAGCTATGAGGCTATTTTAGCTAGTTCCAATTTAGCTTTAGAAAAAGGAAGTTATCCTGACTTTGAAGGATCAAATTGGAGTAAAGGTATAGTGCCAATTGATGTAGCAAATGAAAATGCCAAAAAGCTTACTGCAAGCGAAGGTTTGTTTGATCAAAGTGAGTGTGATTGGGAAAAATTAAGAGAAAAACTAAAAAGAGATGGTATAAGAAATGGTTATTTAATGGCTATAGCGCCAACCTCTTCTATTTCTATTTTAGTGGGTACTACTCAAACAATCGAACCTGTATATAAAAGAAAATGGTTTGAGCAAAACTTAAGCGGTATGATACCAACTGTAGTGCCAAATTTGAGTGCTAACACTTGGCAGTATTATACTCCTGCTTATGAGCTTGATCAAAAAATCCTAGTAAAAGCAGCAGCGATTCGTGGTAAATGGATTGATCAAGGCCAATCTTTAAATATCTTTGTTTCTTTAGATAAAGCAAGTGGTGGGTATTTAAATGAAATTTATCAACTTGCTTGGGAATTAGGTGTTAAATCAACTTATTATCTAAGAAGTGAAAGTCCTGATAGTCAAAAAGTAAATGATGATGTGGTTGATAGAACTATAGAATGTGAAGGTTGTCAATAA
- a CDS encoding OPT family oligopeptide transporter, producing the protein MHTKNSLPELTLRGIILGSILTIIFTASNVYLGLKVGLTFSTSIPAVVIAMAVLKIFKDSNILENNMVQTQVSAAGTLSAVIFVIPGLFMCGYWFEFPLWLTFMLCLCGGGLGVLFTIPLRRAMVVESKLAYPEGRAAAEILKVANKDQADKKGKVGLKEITLGVAFASMISLFSSGFKLLSSGSSFAFIWQKMTFGFSMGYSVALLGAGYLVGIAGGVALLAGMVLAWMVFVPYFSAKESFDASLSALDIANQIWAQKVRLIGTGAIAIAALWTLIELAKPVYDGMKNMLKKTSLNLSQDPKDMDLSLKAMLGLFVLMCIGLFVSFYAFVADSNLASGYQILFALVGTLVAIFIGFFVASACGYMAGLVGSSSSPISGIGLIGIMISSLIILLLGYQVDLFSDPLMSKFAIAFAIFTTSVILATAAISNDNLQDLKTGYLVGATPWKQQVSLIIGCVFGALAIAPVLNLLYQAYGFVGAMPREGMDEANALAAPQANLMSTIAQGIFNANIDWSYIIAGAFVGVGIIIIDRLLRKKNMSLPPLAVGIGIYLPPAVNMPLFIGGLLAYLIKKRLEQRYAKNAHKKELIQEHEQKGTLFASGLIVGESLFGVLIAGLTVLSISRGGAEDPLAIATSFKDDGIIGFVVFVAIMLIFARRVLKK; encoded by the coding sequence ATGCATACAAAAAACTCACTACCGGAGCTTACGCTTAGGGGTATAATACTAGGAAGTATTTTAACGATTATTTTTACCGCCTCAAATGTATATTTGGGGCTTAAAGTTGGTCTTACTTTTTCTACTTCTATCCCTGCTGTTGTGATTGCAATGGCTGTTTTAAAAATCTTTAAAGACTCTAATATTTTAGAAAATAATATGGTTCAAACTCAAGTTTCAGCCGCAGGTACGCTTTCGGCTGTGATTTTTGTTATACCAGGTCTTTTTATGTGTGGATATTGGTTTGAATTTCCTTTATGGCTTACTTTTATGCTCTGTCTTTGTGGGGGTGGATTGGGTGTGCTTTTTACCATACCTTTGCGTAGAGCCATGGTGGTAGAGAGTAAATTAGCTTATCCTGAAGGAAGAGCTGCTGCTGAAATTTTAAAAGTAGCCAATAAAGATCAAGCTGATAAAAAAGGAAAAGTAGGCTTAAAAGAAATCACACTTGGTGTGGCTTTTGCTTCTATGATAAGTCTTTTTTCAAGCGGTTTTAAACTACTTTCAAGTGGAAGTAGTTTTGCATTCATTTGGCAAAAAATGACTTTTGGCTTTTCTATGGGTTATTCAGTGGCGCTTTTGGGCGCTGGATATTTAGTGGGTATAGCTGGAGGTGTTGCATTGCTTGCGGGTATGGTGCTTGCTTGGATGGTTTTTGTGCCATATTTTTCTGCTAAAGAAAGCTTTGATGCGAGTTTAAGTGCGCTTGATATAGCTAATCAAATTTGGGCTCAAAAGGTGCGTTTAATAGGTACAGGAGCTATAGCTATAGCAGCATTATGGACTTTAATAGAACTTGCAAAACCTGTATATGATGGCATGAAAAATATGCTTAAAAAAACCTCATTAAATCTCTCACAAGATCCTAAAGATATGGATTTATCTTTAAAAGCTATGCTAGGTTTATTTGTACTTATGTGTATAGGTTTGTTTGTTTCATTTTATGCTTTTGTGGCTGATTCAAATTTAGCAAGTGGTTATCAAATTCTTTTTGCCTTGGTAGGAACTTTAGTAGCTATTTTCATAGGCTTTTTTGTAGCTTCTGCTTGTGGGTATATGGCAGGTTTGGTGGGTTCATCATCTTCTCCTATTTCGGGTATAGGACTAATTGGGATTATGATTTCTTCTTTGATTATTTTACTTTTGGGATATCAAGTAGATTTATTTAGCGATCCTTTAATGTCTAAATTTGCCATCGCTTTTGCTATATTTACTACTAGTGTTATTTTAGCAACTGCTGCTATTTCTAATGATAATTTACAAGATTTAAAAACGGGATATTTAGTGGGTGCAACTCCTTGGAAACAACAAGTTTCTTTGATTATAGGTTGTGTATTTGGAGCTTTAGCTATAGCTCCTGTTTTAAATTTATTATACCAAGCTTATGGTTTTGTGGGTGCAATGCCAAGAGAGGGAATGGATGAGGCAAATGCGCTTGCTGCACCGCAAGCAAATTTGATGAGTACCATAGCGCAAGGTATTTTTAATGCTAATATTGATTGGAGTTATATTATAGCGGGAGCCTTTGTGGGTGTTGGTATAATTATCATCGATCGTTTATTGAGAAAGAAAAATATGTCTTTACCACCTTTAGCTGTGGGCATAGGTATATATTTACCACCTGCTGTTAATATGCCTTTGTTTATAGGTGGATTATTAGCGTATTTAATTAAAAAGCGTTTAGAGCAAAGATATGCTAAAAATGCACATAAAAAAGAACTCATTCAAGAGCATGAGCAAAAAGGAACCTTATTTGCCTCTGGTTTGATAGTAGGTGAGAGTTTATTTGGAGTGCTAATAGCTGGTTTAACTGTGCTTTCTATTAGTAGAGGTGGGGCTGAAGATCCACTTGCTATTGCAACTTCATTTAAAGATGATGGGATTATAGGTTTTGTAGTTTTTGTAGCGATTATGCTAATTTTTGCAAGAAGAGTACTTAAAAAATGA
- a CDS encoding undecaprenyl-diphosphate phosphatase, which produces MNLDYYYALILGIIEGLTEFLPVSSTGHMILGAEILGLDINEFWRSFFIIIQLGSILAVIFIFKDKLTQKLDIWLKLAVGFLPAGGFGFIMYKFLKEIFNGYTVATMLIIGGIIFIIIELKHRKKDYDIHSLDEVSYKQAFLIGLTQALAIIPGTSRSGASIIGGLLLGLDRKVASEFSFLLAIPTMIVATAYSIYKEPQVLSNMNNFIPLAIGFITAFIVAFVVIKIFLKLISKINFIPFGIYRIILGFVFLYLFMSGALDISRTGV; this is translated from the coding sequence ATGAATTTAGATTATTATTATGCTTTGATTTTAGGAATTATCGAAGGTTTGACAGAATTTTTACCTGTTTCATCTACAGGGCATATGATTTTAGGTGCTGAAATTTTGGGTTTGGATATTAATGAATTTTGGAGAAGTTTTTTTATTATTATCCAACTTGGTTCTATACTAGCGGTGATTTTTATTTTCAAAGATAAACTAACTCAAAAACTTGATATTTGGTTAAAACTTGCTGTGGGATTTTTGCCAGCAGGTGGTTTTGGTTTTATAATGTATAAATTTTTAAAAGAAATTTTTAATGGCTATACCGTGGCTACTATGTTAATCATTGGTGGGATTATTTTTATCATCATAGAGCTTAAACATAGAAAAAAAGACTATGATATACATTCTTTAGATGAGGTAAGTTATAAACAAGCTTTTTTGATAGGTTTAACCCAAGCTCTTGCTATCATACCAGGTACTTCAAGAAGTGGGGCGAGTATTATAGGTGGATTATTGCTTGGGCTTGACCGCAAGGTTGCTTCTGAATTTTCATTTTTACTCGCAATTCCTACTATGATAGTAGCAACAGCTTATAGCATTTATAAAGAACCACAGGTTTTAAGTAATATGAATAATTTCATTCCTTTAGCCATAGGTTTTATAACAGCATTTATAGTGGCTTTTGTGGTAATTAAAATATTTTTAAAATTAATCAGCAAGATAAATTTCATACCTTTTGGAATTTATAGGATAATTTTAGGTTTTGTATTTTTATACCTTTTTATGAGTGGTGCTTTAGATATATCAAGAACGGGTGTTTGA